ATGTAAGGTAATTAAGAGAAAAGGAAGGGTAATGGTTATTTGTGAAAACCCGAAGCATAAGCAAAGGCAGGGTTAGGAGGGAAAATGGCGAGGATTGCTGGTGTTGACTTACCAAGAGACAAAAAGATTTTTGTGGCCTTGACTTATATTTACGGTATAGGCTTCTCGACCGCCAAGAAGATTCTTGAGGCCACGGGTATTTCACCAGACAAGAAGACAAAGGATCTTACACCGGAAGAAGTTGCCAAACTCAGAGATGAGGTTTCTAAATACAAGGTTGAGGGAGCGCTGAGAGCAGAAGTACAGAGAAACATTAAAAGATTAATCGATATTGGTTGTTATAGGGGGTTAAGGCACCTTGCCGGCTTACCGGTTAGGGGACAGAGAACCCGTTGCAACGCAAGAACTCGTAAGGGTCCGAGAGGTAATATGTTCAGGAAAAAGAAGACAGCTGGTAAGTAAGGGAGGAAATGCATATGGCAGCGCCTAAGAGAACAAGAGAATCGCAGGCACAGAGAAAAAAGAGGAAAGCGAGAATAGTTGAGCCTGTTGGAATTGCTCACGTTTATTCTACTTTTAATAATACAATTGTAACGATAACCGACTTGAAGGGTAATACAATTACCTGGGCAAGTGGCGGAACCGTTGGCTTTTCTGGGACCAGAAAAGGAACACCCTTCGCTGCTGGTGCAGCTGCCCAGAAGGCCGCAAAAGAGGCAAAGGATTTGGGCCTTCAGAAAGTTGAAGTCTGGGTTAAAGGGCCGGGACCGGGTAGAGAAACGGCCATAAGGGCAATTCAATCAGCAGGCCTTGAAGTAATCGGTATTAAGGATGTGACTCCAATACCTCACAATGGATGCAGGCCACCTAAGAGAAGGAGGGTTTAATTAGCTATGGCACGTTACACTGGGCCAAAATGTAGGTTATGTAGGAGAGAAGGTATCAAATTATTTTTGAGAGGTGATCGTTGCAAAACTAACAAGTGTGCTCTTGAGAGAAGGAAGTCTGTTCCCGGGGCTCCACCTGGCGCGGCTCGGAAAAAGTTATCGATTTACGGAATGCAGTTAAGAGAAAAGCAGAAGGTGAAAAGGATTTACGGCGTTTTGGAGGCACAGTTTAGAAGGTATTTTGAAATGGCGAGGAAGATGCCCGGTAATACGGGTGAAAATCTTCTTAGCTTACTGGAAAGAAGACTTGATAACGTTTGTTATTTGTTAGGTTTTGCTAAATCGAGAAACCAAGCCAGGCAGCTTGTGAAACACGGTCACATACTGGTTAACGGTAATAAAGTTGATATCCCTTCCTATCTTGTTAGTGTGAATGATATTATTGAGGTTAGAGAGAAATCCAGAAATATTCCTTTTGTTGTAGAAAGCCTTGAGGAAAGAAAGGCCTTTGATGTACCAACGTGGCTGGAATTAGACAGAGAGCACTTCAGGGGAAGAGTCGTAAGAATGCCCGAAAGAAGCGATGTAACATTCCCGATCAATGAAACATTGATTGTGGAGCTTTATTCTAAGTGAGGTAGCTTATGCCAGTATACAAGAAACAGGAAGGTATTGATTTTAGTTTTGTTAAAGATATAAAATATGTCTTCCCTCTCGGTGTTTATCGAGAGGAGGTACTTGCTGATTACGGCAGATATGTGTTTTCCCCTCTCGAGAGAGGTTATGGACATACGATAGGCAATGTCCTAAGGAGAATCCTTCTTTCTTCTATTCCTGGTTATGCGATTGTTGCAGTCAAGATTGATGGAGTTCCTCACGAGTTCTACGCCATGGACGGTGTATACGAGGATGTGACAAATATCATCCTCAATTTGAAAAGAGTCAGAATTAAGTTCGATCCAGAAATTGAAAAAAGTGCCATCCTGAGGTTGACTGCGACTGAGA
The window above is part of the bacterium genome. Proteins encoded here:
- the rpmJ gene encoding 50S ribosomal protein L36 — translated: MKVRSSVKKICNKCKVIKRKGRVMVICENPKHKQRQG
- the rpsM gene encoding 30S ribosomal protein S13: MARIAGVDLPRDKKIFVALTYIYGIGFSTAKKILEATGISPDKKTKDLTPEEVAKLRDEVSKYKVEGALRAEVQRNIKRLIDIGCYRGLRHLAGLPVRGQRTRCNARTRKGPRGNMFRKKKTAGK
- the rpsK gene encoding 30S ribosomal protein S11; the protein is MAAPKRTRESQAQRKKRKARIVEPVGIAHVYSTFNNTIVTITDLKGNTITWASGGTVGFSGTRKGTPFAAGAAAQKAAKEAKDLGLQKVEVWVKGPGPGRETAIRAIQSAGLEVIGIKDVTPIPHNGCRPPKRRRV
- the rpsD gene encoding 30S ribosomal protein S4 yields the protein MARYTGPKCRLCRREGIKLFLRGDRCKTNKCALERRKSVPGAPPGAARKKLSIYGMQLREKQKVKRIYGVLEAQFRRYFEMARKMPGNTGENLLSLLERRLDNVCYLLGFAKSRNQARQLVKHGHILVNGNKVDIPSYLVSVNDIIEVREKSRNIPFVVESLEERKAFDVPTWLELDREHFRGRVVRMPERSDVTFPINETLIVELYSK